A genomic segment from Vanessa cardui chromosome 30, ilVanCard2.1, whole genome shotgun sequence encodes:
- the LOC124542157 gene encoding uncharacterized protein LOC124542157 — MSESNDSLDVLCEGVSELTVLSFRKLDDVKRLAKHFRNVINDPKTQQSAVILRYLKNLDETHRKIFLKKREGVEVEYIFTTEKKSSLQRQRFNSLPVSDVPDILKTEFSIAETAKQSHICTDCQVEIELNDDEPLLESLQKHFNLDVHLPKLKRESIDVAEPIILPKMSRRLSAMESGDNPGQSIEHIIQLVKPMEKLEKTFLSKLETSLIRNMPDNSEASIDAAIKFYQTLYDKLCQDMMSIDFSTQTSSVAPIIMSIKDNVNQNFAADANKNFDNDDGDQNNERPLKNQVKKYRYYGPIENLIVKLLTNHKLLTLVDDRTGKLAFFCMACEYYTLRFRYDSVLNHVFSETHIHNLACILESDENISQFAKNEPTIEKIKRFNAHMTKQLLCDYGRNTREQVQEYCNLCKVVLETNEKLILHILDENHLSRLSDRLYRTMKTKNLDGPVPDEWGPKSLDWAKFLASVGKPLNNRDHVVIENFIKPSGKIANYCSCCDMTLRGPRQVLFNHIRQKKHLRNAAPHKLSLLYKNQCRPAEYFASFGNYYVCAICPTYIALPSFAATVEHFESTLHIETISKLINTALNSDYDKKLLDMNKIIVDGGFKCELCDVSFADISETVTHILSNFEHQNSMVESRVKSNKGDIISIYMQGNYVLHSEGASFTCVPCKGVFNSIRSLLFHLVYADHFKHKPSAENVFRFYLELKHNVNMLSRNKYVYYDFGKLKCGVCDADVDDGENAKRHVLSPRHRDNMGASYVNINLDASAME; from the coding sequence atgtcCGAATCAAATGACAGTTTGGATGTGTTGTGCGAAGGCGTGTCGGAACTCACCGTTCTTTCGTTCCGGAAGCTTGACGACGTGAAACGATTGGCCAAGCACTTCCGCAATGTCATAAACGATCCAAAAACGCAACAGAGTGCGGTTATTTTGCGTTATTTGAAGAACTTGGACGAAACACATCGCAAGATATTCCTCAAGAAACGTGAGGGCGTTGAAGTGGAGTACATATTTACGACGGAGAAGAAGAGCAGCTTGCAGAGGCAGCGTTTCAACAGCTTGCCCGTAAGCGATGTGCCGGACATACTTAAAACTGAGTTCTCGATCGCCGAGACAGCAAAACAGAGCCATATATGTACGGATTGTCAGGTCGAAATCGAGCTAAACGATGACGAACCTCTGCTGGAATCCCTTCAGAAACACTTCAATCTCGATGTCCATTTACCCAAGTTGAAAAGGGAGAGCATCGATGTGGCTGAACCAATTATTTTGCCGAAAATGTCGAGGCGTCTCTCCGCTATGGAGAGCGGTGATAACCCAGGACAAAGCATCGAACACATTATACAGTTAGTGAAGCCAATGGAAAAGTTGGAGAAGACATTCCTAAGTAAGTTGGAGACGTCGTTGATAAGAAACATGCCGGATAACTCGGAGGCAAGCATAGACGCAGCGATAAAATTCTATCAGACGTTGTACGATAAGCTCTGTCAAGATATGATGTCTATTGATTTTTCGACTCAAACGAGCTCGGTCGCGCCGATAATTATGAGCATCAAGGACAATGTGAATCAGAATTTCGCAGCTGACGCTAACAAGAACTTCGATAATGACGACGGCGACCAGAATAACGAGAGACCGCTCAAGAATCAAGTCAAGAAATATCGTTACTACGGACCTATAGAGAATTTAATTGTTAAGCTATTGACGAATCACAAACTGTTGACTCTAGTTGACGATCGTACAGGGAAACTTGCATTTTTTTGCATGGCGTGCGAATACTACACGTTAAGATTTCGTTACGACAGCGTCTTGAACCACGTGTTTAGCGAGACACATATACACAACCTCGCTTGCATTCTCGAATCAGACGAAAATATATCGCAGTTCGCTAAGAACGAACCGACCATCGAAAAGATTAAAAGGTTCAACGCCCATATGACCAAACAGCTTTTATGTGACTATGGAAGGAACACTCGTGAACAAGTGCAGGAATATTGTAATCTTTGCAAGGTTGTTCTTGAAACGAATGAAAAGTTAATCTTGCATATATTGGACGAGAATCATCTCTCTAGACTATCGGATAGGCTGTACCGGACGATGAAAACGAAGAATCTTGACGGCCCGGTGCCTGATGAATGGGGGCCGAAGAGTTTGGACTGGGCGAAGTTTTTGGCCAGTGTCGGCAAACCGCTGAATAATCGCGATCACGTCGTGATTGAGAACTTTATAAAACCGTCTGGGAAGATCGCTAATTACTGTTCCTGCTGCGACATGACCCTGCGCGGTCCGCGACAGGTTTTGTTCAATCACATCCGTCAAAAGAAACATTTGCGCAATGCGGCACCGCACAAATTATCCCTTTTGTACAAGAATCAGTGCCGTCCAGCCGAATATTTCGCGAGCTTCGgtaattattacgtttgcgcCATTTGTCCGACTTACATCGCTCTGCCGTCATTCGCGGCGACTGTGGAACACTTCGAGAGCACGCTGCATATCGAGACGATATCGAAATTGATAAATACGGCCTTAAATTCTGACTACGATAAGAAATTGTTGGATATGAACAAAATAATCGTCGATGGCGGCTTCAAATGCGAACTATGTGATGTATCATTCGCTGATATCAGCGAAACAGTGACGCACATCCTTTCGAATTTCGAGCACCAGAATTCGATGGTCGAATCGAGAGTGAAATCGAACAAAGGTGACATCATCAGCATATACATGCAAGGCAATTATGTTTTGCACAGCGAAGGCGCGAGTTTCACGTGCGTTCCGTGTAAAGGCGTTTTCAATTCGATACGATCTCTGCTCTTCCATTTGGTGTACGCGGACCACTTCAAACACAAGCCGTCAGCTGAGAACGTCTTTCGTTTCTATTTGGAGTTAAAGCATAACGTGAATATGCTGTCGAGGAATAAATACGTTTACTACGATTTCGGTAAACTGAAGTGCGGTGTCTGTGACGCGGACGTCGACGACGGTGAAAACGCGAAACGTCATGTTTTGTCGCCTCGCCACCGGGATAATATGGGGGCCAGTtacgttaatattaatttagatgcATCTGCTATGGAATGA